A genomic window from Equus asinus isolate D_3611 breed Donkey chromosome 25, EquAss-T2T_v2, whole genome shotgun sequence includes:
- the RCOR3 gene encoding REST corepressor 3 isoform X6 codes for MLFWHKHNIEKSLADLPNFTPFPDEWTVEDKVLFEQAFSFHGKSFHRIQQMLPDKTIASLVKYYYSWKKTRSRTSLMDRQARKLANRHNQGDSDDDVEETHPMDGNDSDYDPKKEAKKEGNTEQPVQTSKIGLGRREYQSLQHRHHSQRSKCRPPKGMYLTQEDVVAVSCSPNAASTILRQLDMELISLKRQVQNAKQVNSALKQKMEGGIEEFKPPESNQKINARWTTEEQLLAVQGVRKYGKDFQAIADVIGNKTVGQVKNFFVNYRRRFNLEEVLQEWEAEQGTQASNGDASTLGEETKSASNVPSGKSTDEEEEAQTPQAPRTLGPSPPAPSSTPTPTAPIATLNQPPPLLRPTLPAAPALHRQPPPLQQQARFIQPRPTLNQPPPPLIRPANSMPPRLNPRPVLSTVGGQQPPSLIGIQTDSQSSLH; via the exons ATGTTGTTCTGGCATAAACATAACATTGAGAAGTCCCTTGCTGATCTCCCTAATTTCACTCCCTTTCCGGATGAGTGGACAGTGGAAGATAAAGTCCTATTTGAACAAGCCTTTAGTTTTCATGGGAAGAGCTTTCACAGGATTCAGCAAATG cTTCCAGATAAGACAATTGCTAGCCTTGTAAAATATTACTATTCCTGGAAAAAAACTCGATCTAGGACAAGCTTGATGGACCGCCAGGCTCGTAAACTAGCCAATAGGCATAATCAGGGTGACAG TGATGATGATGTGGAAGAAACACATCCAATGGATGGAAACGATAGTGATTATGATCCCAAAAAAGAAGCGAAGAAAGAG GGTAATACTGAACAACCGGTCCAAACTAGCAAGATTGGACTTGGAAGGAGGGAGTATCAGAGTTTACAACACCGCCATCACTCCCAGCGCTCTAAGTGCCGCCCGCCAAAGGGCATGTATTTAACCCAGGAAGATGTGGTAGCTGTGTCCTGTAGTCCCAATGCAGCCAGTACCATCTTGAGGCAACTGGACATGGAGCTGATCTCTTTAAAACGTCAG GTTCAGAATGCTAAGCAAGTAAACAGTGCACttaaacagaaaatggaaggtggaATTGAAGAATTCAAACCTCCTGAG TCAAATCAGAAAATTAATGCCCGTTGGACCACAGAGGAGCAGCTTCTAGCAGTGCAAG GTGTCCGCAAATATGGTAAAGATTTTCAAGCTATTGCAGATGTAATTGGCAACAAGACTGTTGGCCAAGTGAAGAACTTCTTTGTAAACTACAGGCGTCGGTTTAACTTAGAGGAGGTATTGCAGGAGTGGGAAGCAGAACAAGGAACCCAGGCTTCTAATGGTGATGCTTCTACTTTAGGGGAGGAGACAAAAAGTGCTTCTAATGTGCCATCAGGGAAGAGCACTGATGAAGAAGAGGAG GCACAGACCCCACAGGCTCCTCGGACTCTGGGTCCATCACCTCCTGCCCCATCATCCACTCCAACACCAACAGCCCCCATTGCCACTCTGAACCAGCCTCCACCACTTCTTCGTCCAACACTGCCTGCTGCCCCTGCTCTTCACCGGCAGCCTCCTCCGCTGCAGCAGCAGGCTCGGTTCATCCAGCCCCGGCCAACTTTAAATCAGCCTCCACCACCTCTCATTCGCCCTGCTAATTCTATGCCACCCCGTCTAAACCCAAGACCAGTGTTGTCCACGGTTGGTGGTCAACAGCCACCGTCACTTATCGGAATTCAGACAGATTCACAGTCCTCACTGCACTAA